A window of the Pseudomonas furukawaii genome harbors these coding sequences:
- a CDS encoding DUF167 domain-containing protein: MTWYRWAGEDLILDCHLQPKASRDEFAGLHGERLKIRLTAPPVDGKANAHLMAFLAEAFGVAKSQVSLESGELNRQKRIRIQKPRTLPDLPGLTARPS, from the coding sequence GTGACCTGGTATCGCTGGGCGGGCGAGGACCTGATCCTCGACTGCCACCTGCAGCCCAAGGCGAGCCGTGACGAGTTCGCCGGGCTGCATGGCGAGCGCCTGAAGATCCGCCTCACCGCGCCACCGGTGGATGGCAAGGCCAACGCTCACCTGATGGCCTTCCTGGCGGAGGCCTTCGGCGTCGCCAAGAGTCAGGTGAGCCTGGAAAGTGGCGAGCTCAACCGCCAGAAACGGATCAGGATCCAGAAGCCCAGGACCCTCCCCGACCTGCCGGGCCTGACCGCTCGGCCCTCCTGA
- a CDS encoding YggT family protein — protein MTGLNTAAIYVIQTLGSLYLLIVLLRFILQLVRADFYNPLSQFVVRATKPLLNPLRKIIPGFGGLDLASLVLAILVQLLLMIVTLTLMGYGVGGYLLQLLIWSIIGVTSLFLKVFFFALIISVILSWVAPGSHNPGAQLVNQLCEPLLMPFRKLLPNLGGLDISPIFAFIALKLLDMLVIGNLAAMTGMPQILSPFL, from the coding sequence ATGACCGGACTCAACACCGCCGCCATCTATGTGATCCAGACCCTCGGCAGCCTCTACCTGCTGATCGTCCTGCTGCGTTTCATCCTGCAACTGGTGCGGGCGGACTTCTACAACCCCCTCAGTCAGTTCGTGGTGCGCGCCACCAAGCCGCTGCTCAATCCCCTGCGCAAGATCATCCCGGGCTTCGGCGGCCTCGACCTCGCCTCCCTGGTGCTGGCCATCCTGGTTCAGCTGCTGCTGATGATCGTCACCCTGACCCTGATGGGCTACGGCGTCGGCGGCTACCTGTTGCAACTGCTGATCTGGTCCATCATCGGCGTCACTTCGCTGTTCCTGAAGGTGTTCTTCTTCGCCCTGATCATCAGCGTGATCCTTTCGTGGGTCGCCCCGGGCAGCCACAACCCCGGCGCCCAACTGGTGAACCAGCTCTGCGAACCGCTGCTGATGCCCTTCCGCAAGCTGCTGCCGAATCTGGGCGGCCTGGATATTTCGCCGATCTTCGCCTTCATAGCGCTGAAACTGCTGGACATGCTGGTCATCGGCAACCTGGCGGCGATGACCGGCATGCCGCAGATCCTCAGCCCCTTCCTGTGA
- the proC gene encoding pyrroline-5-carboxylate reductase, which yields MSTPRIAFIGAGNMAASLIGGLRAKGVDAERIVASDPGAEQRAKVSAEHGIQVLGDNAEAVKDADIVVLSIKPQVMKAVCQALAPSLQPGQLVVSIAAGITCASLAAWLGPRPIVRCMPNTPALVGQGASGLFANAEVSATQRQQAGELLAAVGIALWLDDEKLIDAVTAVSGSGPAYFFLLMEAMTAAGEKLGLPRETAEQLTLQTALGAARMAVSSDVDAAELRRRVTSPNGTTEAAIKTFQAGGFEALVQQALNAADRRSAELAEQLGQ from the coding sequence ATGAGCACTCCCCGCATCGCATTCATCGGCGCCGGCAACATGGCCGCCAGCCTGATCGGCGGCCTGCGCGCCAAGGGCGTCGACGCCGAACGCATCGTCGCCAGCGACCCCGGCGCCGAACAACGCGCCAAGGTCAGCGCCGAACACGGCATCCAGGTCCTTGGCGACAACGCCGAGGCCGTGAAGGATGCCGACATCGTCGTGCTGTCCATCAAGCCCCAGGTGATGAAAGCCGTCTGCCAGGCCCTGGCGCCGAGCCTTCAGCCCGGGCAGTTGGTGGTGTCCATCGCCGCCGGCATCACCTGCGCCAGCCTGGCCGCCTGGCTGGGGCCGCGCCCCATCGTGCGCTGCATGCCCAACACCCCGGCCCTGGTGGGCCAGGGCGCCAGCGGCCTGTTCGCCAACGCCGAGGTCAGCGCCACCCAGCGCCAGCAGGCCGGCGAGCTGCTGGCCGCCGTGGGGATCGCGCTGTGGCTGGACGACGAGAAGCTGATCGACGCCGTGACCGCCGTCTCCGGTAGCGGCCCGGCCTATTTCTTCCTGCTGATGGAGGCCATGACCGCCGCCGGCGAGAAGCTCGGCCTGCCCCGCGAGACCGCCGAGCAACTGACCTTGCAGACCGCCCTGGGCGCCGCCCGCATGGCGGTTTCCAGCGATGTGGATGCCGCCGAACTGCGCCGCCGGGTGACCTCGCCCAACGGCACCACCGAAGCGGCGATCAAGACCTTCCAGGCCGGTGGCTTCGAAGCCCTGGTGCAACAGGCGCTGAACGCCGCCGACCGGCGCTCGGCAGAACTGGCCGAACAACTGGGCCAATAA
- a CDS encoding YggS family pyridoxal phosphate-dependent enzyme — translation MSTIADNIAKVRARIREAAQASGREHSSVGLLAVSKTKPAAAIREAFACGVTDFGENYLQEALAKQAELGDLDLTWHFIGPIQSNKTKAIAEHFHWVHSVDRLKIAERLSAQRPPALPPLNVCLQVNVSGETSKSGCAPEELPALAAAVAELPNLRLRGLMAIPEPTEDVAAQHAAFARLRQLQAALNPSLDTLSMGMSHDLEAAISEGATWVRIGTALFGARDYGQPAN, via the coding sequence ATGTCCACGATAGCAGACAATATTGCAAAGGTTCGCGCGCGTATCCGTGAGGCAGCGCAAGCCTCAGGGCGAGAACATTCAAGCGTCGGCCTGCTGGCCGTGAGCAAGACCAAACCGGCCGCCGCCATCCGCGAGGCCTTCGCCTGCGGCGTGACCGATTTCGGCGAGAACTACCTGCAGGAAGCCCTGGCCAAGCAGGCCGAACTGGGCGACCTGGACCTGACCTGGCATTTCATCGGTCCGATCCAGTCCAACAAGACCAAAGCCATTGCCGAACATTTCCACTGGGTGCACTCGGTGGATCGGCTGAAGATCGCCGAGCGCCTCTCCGCCCAGCGCCCGCCGGCGTTGCCGCCGCTTAACGTCTGCCTGCAGGTGAACGTCAGCGGCGAGACGAGCAAGTCCGGTTGCGCTCCGGAGGAACTGCCGGCCCTGGCCGCCGCCGTGGCGGAACTGCCCAACCTGCGCCTGCGCGGCCTGATGGCGATCCCCGAACCCACCGAGGACGTCGCCGCCCAGCACGCCGCCTTCGCCCGCCTGCGCCAGTTGCAGGCGGCCCTGAACCCCTCCCTGGATACCCTGTCCATGGGCATGAGCCACGACCTCGAAGCCGCCATCTCCGAAGGCGCCACCTGGGTCCGCATCGGCACCGCGCTGTTCGGTGCCCGCGACTACGGCCAGCCCGCGAACTGA
- the pilT gene encoding type IV pilus twitching motility protein PilT, which translates to MDITELLAFSAKQGASDLHLSAGLPPMIRVDGDVRRINLPPLDHKQVHALIYDIMNDKQRKDYEEFLETDFSFEVPGVARFRVNAFNQNRGAGAVFRTIPSKVLTMEDLGMGEIFKKVSDVPRGLVLVTGPTGSGKSTTLAAMLDYLNSTKYHHILTVEDPIEFVHESKKCLINQREVHRDTLGFNEALRSALREDPDIILVGEMRDLETIRLALTAAETGHLVFGTLHTTSAAKTIDRVVDVFPAEEKSMVRSMLSESLQAVISQTLLKKIGGGRVAAHEIMIGTPAIRNLIREDKVAQMYSAIQTGGSLGMQTLDMCLKSLVAKGLVSRESAREKAKSPENF; encoded by the coding sequence ATGGACATTACCGAGCTGCTGGCCTTCAGTGCCAAGCAGGGCGCTTCGGACCTGCATCTCTCTGCCGGCCTGCCGCCCATGATTCGCGTCGACGGCGACGTCCGCCGGATCAACCTGCCGCCGCTGGATCACAAGCAGGTTCACGCGCTGATCTACGACATCATGAACGACAAGCAGCGCAAGGATTACGAGGAGTTCCTGGAGACCGACTTCTCCTTCGAAGTCCCCGGCGTCGCGCGTTTCCGGGTCAACGCCTTCAACCAGAACCGCGGTGCGGGCGCGGTGTTCCGGACCATTCCCTCCAAGGTCCTCACCATGGAAGACCTGGGCATGGGCGAGATCTTCAAGAAGGTCTCCGACGTACCCCGTGGCCTGGTGCTGGTCACCGGGCCCACCGGTTCGGGCAAGTCCACCACGCTGGCAGCCATGCTCGACTACCTGAACAGCACCAAGTACCACCATATCCTCACCGTGGAAGACCCCATCGAGTTCGTCCACGAGTCCAAGAAGTGCCTGATCAACCAGCGGGAAGTCCATCGCGACACCCTGGGCTTCAACGAGGCCCTGCGCTCGGCCCTGCGTGAGGACCCGGACATCATCCTGGTGGGCGAGATGCGCGACCTGGAGACCATCCGTCTGGCGCTGACCGCCGCGGAAACCGGCCACCTGGTATTCGGCACCCTGCACACCACCTCCGCCGCCAAGACCATCGACCGGGTCGTCGACGTGTTCCCGGCCGAGGAGAAGTCCATGGTGCGCTCCATGCTGTCCGAATCCCTCCAGGCGGTGATCTCCCAGACCCTGCTGAAGAAGATCGGCGGCGGTCGGGTAGCGGCCCACGAGATCATGATTGGCACCCCGGCGATCCGTAACCTGATCCGCGAGGACAAGGTGGCGCAGATGTACTCCGCCATCCAGACCGGCGGCTCTCTCGGCATGCAGACTCTCGACATGTGCCTCAAGAGCCTGGTGGCCAAGGGACTGGTCAGCCGCGAAAGCGCGCGGGAAAAGGCCAAGAGCCCGGAAAACTTCTGA
- a CDS encoding PilT/PilU family type 4a pilus ATPase — MEFEKLLRLMVEKGASDLFVTAGVPPSMKVNGKIMPVSKNAMSPEMTRETVLGVMNEQQRRDFAQHHECNFAISARGIGRFRVSAFYQRNLVGMVLRRIETSIPTIDELKLPEVLKKLALTKRGLVLFVGATGTGKSTSLAAMIGHRNKNSSGHIISIEDPIEFIHQHQNCIVTQREVGLDTESFEVALKNTLRQAPDVILIGEVRTRETMDHAIAFAETGHLCLATLHANNANQALDRIINFFPADRQQQVWMDLSLNLKAIVAQQLVPTPDGKGRRAVIEVLINTPLAADLIRKGEVHELKPLMKRSTEQGMQTFDQALYNLYAQGEITYEDALLHADSANDLRLMIKLDSETDGEHLQHMSEGLSLQVSEEDPGRRFR; from the coding sequence ATGGAATTCGAGAAACTGCTGCGCCTGATGGTGGAAAAGGGAGCGTCCGACCTGTTCGTCACGGCCGGTGTGCCGCCGTCGATGAAGGTCAACGGCAAGATCATGCCGGTCAGCAAGAACGCCATGTCGCCGGAAATGACCCGTGAGACGGTGCTGGGCGTGATGAACGAGCAGCAGCGTCGCGACTTCGCCCAGCACCACGAATGCAACTTCGCCATCAGCGCCCGGGGCATTGGCCGCTTCCGTGTGAGCGCCTTCTACCAGCGCAACCTGGTGGGCATGGTGCTGCGCCGCATCGAGACTTCCATCCCCACCATCGATGAGCTGAAGCTGCCGGAGGTCCTGAAGAAGCTGGCGCTGACCAAGCGTGGCCTGGTGCTGTTCGTCGGCGCCACCGGCACCGGCAAGTCCACCTCGCTGGCGGCGATGATCGGCCACCGCAACAAGAACAGCAGCGGGCACATCATCTCCATCGAGGACCCCATCGAGTTCATCCACCAGCACCAGAACTGCATCGTCACCCAGCGCGAGGTGGGACTGGACACCGAGTCCTTCGAGGTGGCCCTGAAGAACACCCTGCGCCAGGCGCCGGACGTGATCCTCATCGGCGAGGTGCGGACCCGCGAAACCATGGACCACGCCATCGCCTTCGCCGAGACCGGCCACCTTTGCCTCGCCACCCTCCACGCCAACAACGCCAACCAGGCGCTGGACCGCATCATCAACTTCTTCCCCGCCGACCGGCAGCAACAGGTGTGGATGGACCTGTCGCTGAACCTCAAGGCCATCGTCGCCCAGCAACTGGTGCCGACCCCCGACGGCAAGGGCCGCCGCGCGGTGATCGAGGTGCTGATCAACACCCCGCTGGCGGCGGACCTGATCCGCAAGGGTGAGGTGCACGAGCTCAAGCCGTTGATGAAGCGCTCCACCGAGCAGGGCATGCAGACCTTCGACCAGGCGCTCTACAACCTCTATGCCCAGGGCGAGATCACCTACGAGGACGCGCTGCTCCACGCCGATTCGGCCAACGACCTGCGCCTGATGATCAAGCTCGACTCGGAGACCGACGGCGAACACCTGCAGCACATGAGCGAAGGGCTGTCGCTGCAGGTGTCCGAAGAGGACCCGGGGCGTCGGTTCCGCTAA
- a CDS encoding NINE protein, producing the protein MNTRLDTHSKVIGYLLWIFGFLGSHRFYYGKPVTGTIWFFTLGLFFIGWIIDLFLIPSMDREASLRFNAGQYDYNVAWILLTFLGIFGVHRMYQGKWISGILYLLTGGFFLLGVLYDFWTLNSQISVLNAR; encoded by the coding sequence ATGAATACCCGCCTGGACACTCACAGCAAGGTCATCGGCTATCTGTTGTGGATCTTCGGATTCCTCGGTTCCCACCGCTTCTACTACGGCAAGCCGGTGACCGGGACTATCTGGTTCTTCACCCTCGGCCTGTTCTTCATCGGCTGGATCATCGACCTCTTCCTGATCCCCTCCATGGACCGCGAGGCTTCCCTGCGCTTCAACGCCGGCCAGTACGACTACAACGTCGCCTGGATCCTGCTGACCTTCCTCGGCATCTTCGGCGTTCACCGCATGTACCAGGGCAAGTGGATCAGCGGCATCCTCTACCTGCTCACCGGCGGCTTCTTCCTGCTGGGCGTGCTCTACGACTTCTGGACCCTGAACTCCCAGATATCGGTGCTGAACGCGCGCTGA